A genome region from Acidobacteriota bacterium includes the following:
- a CDS encoding energy transducer TonB, whose amino-acid sequence MFEDSLVESSGRIKTKRGMTTFLSFGFQMLLLGIMVLIPLIYTEALPKQQLMTFLVAPPPPPPPPPPPPAAPVKVVKVQTEVVNNQLRAPTKIPKEIKMVKEDEAPPQMAGVAGGVPGGVAGGTMGGVLGGIVGSSLPPPKVAAPQRVRVSSGVVAGNKISGPNPTYPAIAKTARIQGQVVLQATISKQGTIENLHAVSGPPMLYQSAIDAVRQWRYKPYILNGEAVEVETTIQVNFTLSGG is encoded by the coding sequence ATGTTTGAGGACAGCCTGGTCGAGTCTTCGGGAAGAATCAAAACAAAGCGCGGCATGACTACGTTCTTGTCATTCGGCTTTCAGATGCTGCTGCTCGGCATCATGGTTCTGATCCCGCTTATATACACGGAAGCTTTGCCTAAGCAGCAGTTGATGACCTTCCTGGTCGCGCCGCCCCCCCCGCCGCCGCCACCTCCGCCTCCACCAGCAGCTCCGGTGAAGGTTGTGAAGGTACAGACGGAAGTCGTCAACAACCAGCTTCGCGCCCCAACCAAGATCCCGAAAGAAATCAAAATGGTGAAGGAAGATGAAGCACCGCCACAGATGGCAGGGGTTGCAGGTGGTGTTCCCGGAGGTGTCGCTGGAGGAACTATGGGTGGCGTGCTGGGAGGAATCGTAGGTTCTTCGCTTCCACCGCCCAAAGTAGCCGCGCCGCAAAGAGTGCGCGTATCCTCGGGCGTGGTCGCCGGCAATAAGATCTCGGGACCCAATCCGACGTACCCGGCGATTGCGAAGACGGCTCGCATTCAGGGACAGGTGGTTTTGCAGGCCACGATCAGCAAGCAGGGCACGATTGAGAACCTGCATGCAGTCAGTGGTCCGCCCATGCTGTATCAGTCCGCGATCGATGCTGTTCGCCAGTGGCGCTACAAACCGTACATCCTGAACGGTGAGGCTGTAGAGGTGGAAACCACGATACAGGTGAACTTCACCCTGAGCGGCGGATAG
- the hemG gene encoding protoporphyrinogen oxidase gives MPAVIRVAIVGGGISGLTTAFYLEQERRRATPVSFTVLEAESRFGGMIQTERVNGCIIEAGPDSFLSTKPWARELCDDLRLSAQLIGSRDGDRKTYILINGRLEPIPPGMQMMVPARIAPMLTSRLFSRQAKFAMAREYFWPPQALNPDEDETVASFVSRHFNSEFVDRLADPLLTGIYGAEASMLSARATLPLMVDMESRHRSLVRGAIAARASQNTSTPPQSLFTAMRDGMQRMVEAIVRQLPRESLRSSQRVDSLKAQQDGWQIRFGETTEDFDCVILALPAHISARLIADLPGSERPVELLSEISYSSAVTVALVYSAPITLPPGFGFLVPRSEAKRMIACTFVHNKFENRAPTGTTLLRVFMGGTRDPQIVDETDEQIVQIVRRELREILGLDAEPQLVRIFKWRKAMPQYAVGHLLRIARLEMHMQRFPTLHLSGNAYHGIGIPDCVRAGRNAADAIVRRIRSQRALA, from the coding sequence ATTCCAGCGGTGATCCGTGTAGCTATCGTTGGCGGTGGTATTTCGGGATTGACGACCGCCTTCTACCTTGAGCAGGAGCGCAGACGAGCAACGCCAGTTTCTTTCACGGTCCTCGAGGCCGAGTCCCGTTTCGGGGGCATGATCCAGACGGAACGGGTGAATGGCTGCATCATTGAGGCTGGTCCCGACTCGTTTCTCAGCACAAAGCCCTGGGCTCGCGAGCTATGCGATGATCTGCGCCTCTCCGCTCAACTGATCGGCTCTCGCGATGGGGATCGGAAGACTTACATTCTGATCAACGGACGTCTGGAGCCAATCCCTCCCGGAATGCAGATGATGGTTCCCGCCAGGATCGCGCCAATGCTGACCTCGCGTCTGTTCTCACGCCAAGCGAAGTTCGCCATGGCGCGCGAATACTTCTGGCCTCCACAGGCGCTCAACCCCGATGAAGACGAAACCGTGGCCAGCTTTGTGTCGCGCCACTTCAACTCAGAGTTCGTGGATCGGCTCGCCGATCCCTTATTGACTGGGATTTACGGCGCCGAGGCGTCAATGCTAAGCGCACGCGCAACTTTGCCTTTGATGGTCGATATGGAGAGCCGCCATCGGAGTCTAGTGCGGGGTGCGATAGCGGCTAGGGCATCTCAGAACACATCGACTCCTCCGCAGTCGCTCTTCACTGCAATGCGCGATGGGATGCAACGCATGGTTGAAGCAATTGTGCGGCAATTGCCTCGAGAGTCTTTGCGCTCGTCTCAACGTGTGGATTCCCTTAAGGCGCAGCAAGACGGATGGCAGATCAGGTTCGGCGAAACAACAGAGGACTTCGATTGTGTGATCCTTGCTTTACCTGCGCACATCAGCGCCAGACTGATCGCTGATCTCCCAGGCTCAGAGCGTCCGGTCGAATTACTTTCCGAAATTTCCTATAGTTCTGCCGTAACCGTCGCCTTGGTCTACAGCGCCCCTATCACGCTGCCGCCGGGCTTCGGCTTTCTTGTTCCCCGTAGCGAAGCCAAACGCATGATCGCCTGCACTTTTGTTCACAACAAGTTTGAGAACCGCGCTCCGACAGGCACCACGCTACTTCGCGTGTTCATGGGGGGAACACGAGATCCCCAAATTGTCGATGAGACCGATGAGCAGATTGTTCAAATCGTCCGGCGCGAACTGCGCGAAATTCTGGGGCTCGACGCTGAGCCCCAGCTCGTTCGAATCTTCAAATGGCGTAAAGCCATGCCGCAGTATGCTGTCGGACACTTGTTGCGAATCGCGAGACTCGAAATGCACATGCAGCGCTTTCCCACTCTGCACCTCAGCGGCAACGCCTACCACGGAATCGGGATTCCAGATTGTGTCCGCGCTGGTCGCAACGCGGCAGATGCAATTGTGCGGCGCATTCGCTCGCAGAGAGCGTTAGCGTGA
- the secF gene encoding protein translocase subunit SecF, giving the protein MEFFKSTNIDFLGKKWYFLGFSLIFSTAGLLSIAFWHHIPLGVDFKGGTLVDVRFASAPDLGKVRHAVDDAGYHDAEIQRLGAATENELIVRLPQRETSEQSLDRGRSEIIAAMEKYFGGEQGKLDLNNSGPSQIASYLLDKDPLHLGTDASTRYNDIARYITDFRDKNRSGVLNSIDELSSASVAPQAVSALKEGAFTSHFAVRSVQIVGPQVGAQLRKQAALATLYSLAGMLVYLAFRFEWIYGVAAVVAVFHDTLITVGAFSLTNKEITLTVIAAILTLIGYSMNDTIVVFDRIRENIKLYRRESLSEIVNRSINQTLSRTVLTSGLTFLTVLSLYLFGGEVLHGFSFALVVGILIGTYSSIAVAAPMLVAYQDWRLARTGTAAVPGVAGRRSKMRA; this is encoded by the coding sequence TTGGAATTTTTCAAAAGCACGAACATCGATTTTCTGGGGAAGAAATGGTACTTCCTCGGCTTCTCTCTCATCTTCAGCACCGCCGGCCTGTTGTCCATCGCCTTTTGGCACCATATTCCGCTGGGCGTTGATTTCAAGGGCGGGACTCTCGTTGACGTCAGGTTCGCAAGCGCTCCCGACCTCGGCAAAGTTCGGCACGCCGTAGACGATGCGGGATACCACGATGCCGAAATCCAACGGCTCGGCGCCGCTACTGAGAATGAACTGATTGTTCGTCTCCCGCAGCGCGAGACCAGCGAGCAGTCGCTTGACCGAGGACGCAGCGAGATTATCGCCGCCATGGAAAAGTACTTTGGCGGAGAGCAAGGCAAGCTGGACCTGAACAATAGCGGCCCTTCGCAAATTGCCAGTTACCTGCTCGACAAAGACCCACTACACCTTGGCACTGATGCATCTACCCGCTACAACGACATCGCGCGTTACATCACTGACTTCCGCGACAAAAACCGCTCCGGCGTGCTGAATTCGATCGATGAGCTGAGTAGTGCCTCGGTAGCGCCGCAAGCGGTAAGCGCCTTAAAAGAGGGTGCGTTCACATCGCACTTCGCGGTGCGAAGCGTGCAGATTGTCGGACCCCAGGTTGGAGCACAGCTTCGTAAGCAGGCAGCTCTAGCAACTCTTTATTCGCTTGCGGGCATGCTGGTGTATCTCGCCTTTCGTTTCGAATGGATCTACGGAGTCGCCGCCGTGGTGGCTGTCTTCCATGACACGCTGATCACGGTTGGGGCATTCTCCTTGACGAATAAAGAGATAACGCTTACCGTTATCGCCGCGATTCTTACGCTGATCGGATATTCGATGAACGACACCATCGTCGTCTTCGACCGTATCCGCGAAAATATCAAGCTGTACCGGCGAGAGTCGCTTTCGGAGATCGTAAACCGCAGCATCAATCAGACCCTGAGCCGGACGGTTCTCACCTCAGGTTTGACATTTCTGACGGTGCTCTCCTTGTACCTTTTCGGGGGAGAGGTTCTCCATGGGTTTTCCTTTGCCCTGGTAGTAGGCATCCTAATTGGTACGTATTCCTCGATTGCAGTAGCTGCGCCTATGTTAGTGGCTTACCAAGACTGGCGTTTAGCGAGGACCGGAACAGCAGCTGTCCCCGGAGTAGCTGGTCGTCGCAGCAAAATGCGCGCCTGA
- the bamA gene encoding outer membrane protein assembly factor BamA, whose translation MLSCLHLHAQQTLVEDVRIRGNRRIPAETVKARIFTRPGDVYDPQAIERDFNSLWNTGYYDDLRFERQETPKGVIIYIYVTEKPTIREIKYTGLNSVSQSDVLDRFKKEKVGLTQESQYDPTKVKKAEVVLKSLLGEHGRQFATIRTEVRRIPPAAVSIDFVVKEGPKVKVGKISFDGNKKIPSRELRAAMKNTKPIGIPHSLILENLFARTYDASKLDEDAERVRFFYQTKGYFKVLVDDPKTKIRDTSPGFPYLFRHSGKVVDIRVPIQEGDRYRLGKIDFKNVKQNFNVKALRAQFPIKDGDIFNRESIAKGLENLRKAYGELGFINFSAVPETTVDEDKKTVSLDVDIDEGKQFFVRRIEFTGNTTTRDKVIRRELALEEGNVYNSKLWEFSLLRLNQLNYFEPLKEEQDSEAKQNVQDGTVDLTLKVKEKGKNSIGLQGGVSGLAGSFIGINYETNNFLGLGETLTVSANLGNLQRSILFGFTEPYAFDRPLQLGFTLYTSRYDYNAAKNYSILTGTNVNLPSDVLNTLQNFSQSQTGFTVSSSYPIRRSLKRVGLSYSYQRSSVQTFSTASQQYFEAINFDGVSGPNSLRGIITSKLTPSFTFNSIDSPYQPHRGTSLFVGGEFAGVGGNVNTIRPIVELKHWIPVNKRRNSLGFRVTGSFITGYAGKVAPPYERFYMGGENDLRGFDIRTVTPYVFIANRVTVPLQNPDGSLVPLDPTNPRRGAVQIPIPAETIIYAGGDTTVNTNIEYRIPIVTHVTLAAFNDFGMNFIALPNQLKLTPENLANLNGTPFGCPSVDVSFNCQGARTINFSPTLQPIPGTNYTPRMSTGMELQVLLPIVNAPFRIYYAYNPLLLNTNIPTKSPITRDMFPAGAAGDYTYQRSLILYGSTYVLREPKKTFRFTVSTTF comes from the coding sequence ATCCTTTCATGCTTGCATTTGCATGCCCAGCAGACGCTCGTCGAAGACGTTCGGATAAGGGGAAACCGCCGCATTCCTGCAGAAACGGTAAAGGCGCGGATTTTCACCCGTCCAGGCGATGTCTACGATCCGCAGGCTATTGAGAGAGACTTCAATTCGCTCTGGAATACCGGCTACTACGACGATCTTCGCTTCGAGCGGCAGGAAACTCCGAAGGGCGTAATCATTTACATCTACGTAACTGAGAAGCCGACCATCCGCGAGATTAAGTACACCGGCCTGAATTCGGTTTCGCAAAGCGACGTGCTTGATCGTTTCAAGAAAGAGAAAGTCGGGCTTACGCAAGAGAGTCAGTATGATCCCACGAAGGTGAAGAAGGCGGAGGTGGTGCTGAAGAGCTTGCTCGGTGAGCATGGGCGGCAGTTCGCTACCATCCGCACCGAAGTGCGCAGGATTCCGCCGGCTGCGGTCAGCATCGACTTCGTTGTCAAAGAAGGTCCGAAGGTCAAAGTCGGCAAGATCAGCTTCGACGGCAACAAGAAGATTCCCAGCCGCGAACTGCGCGCGGCGATGAAGAACACCAAGCCGATCGGAATCCCGCATTCTCTCATTCTGGAAAATCTGTTCGCCCGCACCTATGACGCAAGCAAGCTCGACGAAGATGCTGAGCGCGTCCGCTTCTTCTATCAGACCAAGGGATATTTCAAAGTCCTCGTAGACGATCCGAAGACCAAGATTCGCGACACGAGTCCCGGGTTCCCCTACCTGTTCCGCCACAGCGGCAAGGTCGTAGATATCAGGGTGCCCATTCAAGAAGGGGACCGGTACCGGCTGGGGAAGATTGATTTCAAGAATGTAAAGCAGAATTTTAACGTCAAAGCCCTACGCGCTCAGTTCCCCATCAAGGATGGCGACATCTTCAACCGGGAATCGATTGCCAAGGGCCTGGAAAATCTTCGCAAGGCGTATGGAGAACTGGGATTCATCAACTTCAGCGCTGTTCCCGAAACCACCGTCGACGAAGACAAGAAGACGGTTTCTCTGGATGTCGATATCGATGAAGGCAAGCAGTTCTTCGTACGACGCATTGAGTTCACAGGCAACACCACAACCCGGGATAAGGTTATCCGGCGCGAACTGGCTTTGGAAGAAGGGAACGTCTACAACAGCAAGCTTTGGGAGTTCAGCCTGCTGCGCCTGAATCAGCTCAATTATTTTGAGCCATTAAAAGAAGAACAGGACTCCGAGGCGAAACAGAACGTCCAGGACGGCACCGTCGATTTAACCCTGAAGGTGAAAGAAAAAGGCAAGAACAGTATTGGCCTTCAAGGAGGCGTCAGCGGACTCGCGGGATCATTCATTGGAATCAACTACGAGACCAACAATTTCCTCGGCCTGGGCGAGACTCTTACTGTTTCGGCCAACCTCGGCAACCTGCAGCGCAGCATTCTGTTCGGATTTACCGAGCCTTACGCTTTTGATCGTCCGCTGCAGCTTGGCTTTACTCTTTACACCAGCCGCTACGATTACAACGCAGCCAAGAATTACTCGATCCTCACCGGGACCAACGTAAACCTGCCATCCGATGTTTTGAACACGCTGCAGAATTTCAGCCAGTCGCAAACTGGCTTTACGGTTTCCTCGAGTTATCCAATCAGGCGCTCATTGAAGCGTGTTGGCCTGTCATATTCCTACCAGCGTTCCAGCGTTCAGACCTTCAGTACGGCATCGCAACAGTATTTCGAAGCCATCAATTTCGACGGCGTTAGTGGGCCAAACTCGCTGCGCGGAATCATTACGAGTAAGCTCACGCCGAGCTTCACGTTCAACTCGATCGATAGTCCGTATCAGCCGCATCGGGGCACAAGCCTCTTTGTTGGCGGAGAGTTTGCCGGCGTCGGTGGGAACGTGAACACGATTCGACCGATCGTGGAGTTAAAGCACTGGATTCCAGTCAACAAGAGGCGCAATTCGCTTGGATTCCGCGTGACAGGATCATTTATCACTGGCTATGCCGGCAAGGTGGCGCCGCCTTATGAACGCTTCTACATGGGCGGCGAAAACGACCTGCGCGGTTTTGATATCCGGACGGTCACGCCGTACGTGTTCATCGCCAATCGCGTGACGGTTCCCTTGCAGAATCCGGATGGCAGCCTGGTTCCGCTTGATCCGACGAATCCGCGCCGGGGTGCAGTGCAAATCCCAATTCCGGCAGAGACAATTATTTATGCGGGCGGCGATACCACTGTCAACACTAACATTGAATACCGCATTCCCATTGTGACTCACGTGACTCTGGCTGCATTCAACGACTTCGGCATGAACTTCATCGCCCTGCCGAACCAATTGAAGCTCACTCCGGAGAACCTTGCCAACCTCAACGGGACGCCCTTCGGATGCCCCTCCGTCGACGTGAGCTTTAACTGCCAGGGTGCAAGAACGATTAATTTTTCTCCGACGCTGCAGCCGATTCCTGGAACGAACTACACTCCACGAATGTCCACCGGTATGGAGCTGCAAGTCTTGCTGCCGATCGTGAACGCGCCGTTCCGCATTTATTACGCATATAACCCGCTGCTCTTGAATACGAACATTCCTACCAAGTCCCCGATCACACGCGACATGTTCCCAGCCGGCGCGGCAGGCGACTACACGTACCAGCGGTCGCTCATCCTCTATGGAAGTACTTACGTATTGCGAGAGCCGAAGAAGACCTTCAGGTTTACAGTGAGCACGACCTTCTAA
- a CDS encoding biopolymer transporter ExbD has translation MALAKRDEGKKVNSDINVTPMVDVMLVLLIIFMVITPMLQHGHAVELAKTTNPEQMPDADKEDAILIAVTRDNKVFFGNDLIGPDQLSDKVRDRLANKVDKRVYVKADARAKYGSVVAVVDNVRSAGVDQLGLLTEQRQPLAERKTAPGATGTAGGE, from the coding sequence ATGGCGTTAGCAAAACGAGACGAAGGTAAGAAGGTCAACTCCGACATTAATGTCACACCGATGGTGGACGTGATGCTGGTATTGCTGATCATCTTCATGGTCATCACGCCCATGCTGCAGCACGGTCACGCAGTGGAACTGGCGAAGACCACAAATCCTGAGCAGATGCCGGATGCCGATAAAGAAGATGCGATCCTGATCGCCGTCACTCGCGACAATAAAGTCTTCTTCGGCAACGACCTCATTGGCCCCGATCAGCTCAGCGATAAGGTTCGCGATCGCTTGGCGAACAAGGTCGATAAGCGCGTTTACGTGAAGGCAGACGCACGGGCGAAGTATGGAAGTGTGGTGGCCGTAGTAGACAACGTCCGCTCGGCGGGCGTAGATCAGCTTGGTCTTCTGACAGAGCAGCGGCAGCCACTGGCTGAGCGCAAAACAGCTCCGGGCGCGACCGGCACAGCAGGCGGAGAGTAA
- the secD gene encoding protein translocase subunit SecD, with protein sequence MHKNLLTKTFFIIAVLLVFVYGIFLGTDPEKAITAWKQQGPLGAIQQNIHLGLDLKGGTHLILQVAVNEAVNAETDRVAQSLREDLAKAGVTFTDITKPDPQNRPEVITVSGVPPDKVGALRNTVSDTLQRYDLSSGAGNNYQIVMKPSELTSLKQRAVQQAIDTIRNRVDQLGVSEPVIQEHGLGDYQILVELPGVDDPARVREIMQSTAMLDIRLVIGGPYPDEQSALRENKGAIPPDAVILPGNTGRGDQAEYYVVSRTAAVAGSDIRDAQPSRDENGRPDVNFHLSNDGGRRFSDFTGAHMHERLAIVLDNRVREAAEIRDQIRDNVQITGSFTEQQTQDLSMMLRSGALPASIHYLDEETVGPSLGADSIRQGVLAAVVGMTAVLVFMLIYYRGAGINADLALLLNLIILLGFLGFSHATLTLPGIAGVILTIGMGVDSNVLIFERIREELRAGKAPAAGVEQGFAHAWLTIVDTHVTTIVSAVILFLFGTGPVRGFAVTLTFGLLANLFTAVFVSRVIFDAILNRKERGEALSI encoded by the coding sequence ATGCACAAAAATCTCCTAACGAAAACATTTTTCATCATCGCTGTGCTGCTTGTATTTGTTTACGGCATTTTCCTCGGGACCGATCCGGAGAAGGCCATCACGGCCTGGAAGCAGCAGGGACCTCTCGGCGCCATTCAGCAAAACATTCATCTTGGTCTCGACCTTAAGGGTGGGACGCACCTGATCCTGCAGGTTGCAGTGAATGAGGCTGTGAATGCTGAAACCGATCGCGTGGCGCAGTCTCTGCGCGAGGATCTCGCGAAGGCAGGCGTCACTTTCACCGACATCACCAAGCCGGATCCGCAGAACCGTCCTGAAGTCATCACCGTCAGCGGAGTGCCGCCTGACAAAGTTGGCGCATTGCGAAATACGGTCAGCGACACGCTTCAGCGCTATGACCTTTCCAGCGGTGCGGGCAATAACTATCAGATCGTGATGAAGCCCTCTGAGCTGACCTCGCTGAAGCAGCGGGCGGTACAGCAGGCGATTGATACGATCCGGAATCGTGTGGACCAGCTCGGTGTGAGTGAGCCGGTGATCCAAGAGCACGGACTCGGCGATTATCAAATTTTGGTTGAGCTGCCTGGCGTTGATGATCCGGCGCGCGTGCGCGAGATCATGCAGTCCACCGCGATGCTTGATATCCGGCTGGTAATCGGTGGGCCCTATCCAGACGAACAATCGGCGCTTCGGGAGAATAAGGGAGCAATCCCTCCCGATGCAGTGATTCTGCCCGGGAACACCGGACGCGGCGATCAGGCTGAATACTACGTTGTATCGCGTACCGCAGCGGTTGCAGGTAGCGACATTCGCGATGCCCAGCCGAGCCGCGATGAGAACGGCCGCCCTGACGTTAACTTCCATCTGAGCAATGATGGTGGACGTCGATTCTCAGACTTCACCGGTGCTCACATGCACGAGCGGCTGGCGATTGTTCTCGATAATCGCGTACGCGAAGCGGCCGAGATTCGCGACCAGATCCGCGACAATGTCCAGATCACCGGCTCCTTCACCGAGCAGCAGACGCAGGATCTCTCAATGATGCTCCGCTCCGGAGCGCTGCCGGCGAGCATTCATTATCTCGATGAAGAGACCGTCGGGCCTTCACTCGGCGCAGATTCGATTCGCCAAGGAGTGCTCGCTGCGGTCGTGGGCATGACCGCAGTGCTGGTCTTCATGCTCATTTACTACCGCGGAGCCGGAATCAATGCGGATCTAGCCTTGCTGCTCAACCTGATCATCCTGCTTGGATTCCTGGGCTTCAGCCACGCGACACTCACGCTGCCGGGTATTGCAGGTGTGATTTTGACGATCGGTATGGGCGTGGACTCGAATGTCCTGATCTTCGAGCGTATTCGCGAGGAACTGCGGGCGGGGAAAGCTCCGGCGGCCGGCGTGGAGCAGGGCTTCGCCCACGCTTGGCTGACGATCGTGGATACCCACGTGACAACCATCGTTTCGGCCGTGATTCTGTTCCTTTTTGGAACTGGTCCGGTGCGAGGATTCGCGGTGACATTGACTTTCGGTCTGCTGGCAAACCTGTTTACCGCAGTGTTTGTCTCGCGCGTCATCTTTGACGCCATTTTGAACCGCAAAGAACGCGGTGAGGCGTTGAGCATCTAG
- a CDS encoding biopolymer transporter ExbD, giving the protein MAMAVGDHGSGPSANINVTPLIDVLLVLLIIFMVITPLTPRGLDALVPQPPKDKTKQQEPNDRTIVVQVVQAAPGQRPKLKVNQDDETWDHLGQRLTDIFKTRAERVMFVKGDDDVPFSDVAQVIDIAHASGVDKVGLITAKIEAGQ; this is encoded by the coding sequence ATGGCAATGGCAGTTGGGGATCACGGTAGTGGTCCCTCCGCAAATATCAATGTAACTCCACTGATCGACGTGCTTCTCGTGTTGCTGATCATCTTCATGGTCATCACGCCACTCACCCCACGCGGTCTTGATGCCCTGGTTCCACAGCCGCCGAAAGACAAGACGAAGCAACAAGAGCCCAATGATCGGACCATCGTGGTCCAGGTAGTTCAGGCCGCGCCGGGACAACGTCCGAAGCTGAAGGTCAATCAGGACGATGAGACCTGGGACCATCTCGGGCAACGCCTGACAGACATCTTCAAGACCCGCGCGGAACGCGTGATGTTCGTGAAGGGCGACGACGATGTTCCATTCTCCGACGTGGCGCAGGTGATTGATATCGCACATGCGTCGGGAGTCGACAAAGTCGGTCTGATCACGGCGAAGATCGAAGCAGGACAATAA
- the add gene encoding adenosine deaminase, translating to MANRALIRALPKAELHLHLEGTVAPESLVELSRRHDVTPLTIREATQLYEYADFNGFLLAFKAVTQRLLTPDDFELITYRMIESLHAQGIVHAEVYVSVGVVHWRKQQFEPLFAGMEVGRERGERDFGASVLWIFDAVRHFGVQAAKRVFELAVEHKDRHVVGVGIGGDESRGPAEQFRDLYRYAADKGLRLTAHAGESAGPESIWGALNIGSERLGHVLSAIRDPELIEVLAQRQVPVEICMSSNVHTGCLLELEQHPVRRLFDAGLLVTLNTDDPAMFHTSLNHEYELAQDLFEFTDEHIRELARNSLEASFLPAEKKVSMLQKFDEAIEKAEISG from the coding sequence ATGGCGAATCGCGCTCTAATCCGTGCACTCCCCAAGGCTGAACTGCACTTACATCTCGAGGGCACCGTTGCCCCGGAATCGCTCGTCGAACTCAGTCGCCGGCACGACGTAACTCCCCTCACAATCAGGGAAGCTACTCAGTTATACGAGTATGCGGACTTCAACGGATTTTTACTAGCTTTCAAAGCAGTCACGCAACGTTTGCTGACGCCCGATGACTTCGAACTCATCACCTACCGCATGATCGAGAGCCTGCACGCGCAGGGAATCGTTCACGCTGAAGTGTATGTGTCAGTCGGAGTGGTTCATTGGCGGAAACAGCAATTCGAACCTCTTTTTGCGGGCATGGAAGTCGGCCGCGAGCGCGGAGAACGGGATTTCGGCGCGTCAGTTTTGTGGATCTTCGACGCGGTTCGTCACTTTGGGGTCCAAGCGGCGAAGCGGGTTTTTGAGTTGGCCGTCGAGCACAAAGATAGGCATGTGGTCGGAGTTGGGATTGGTGGCGATGAAAGCCGTGGTCCGGCAGAGCAATTCCGCGATCTTTATCGATATGCGGCAGACAAGGGCCTCCGACTGACCGCTCACGCCGGAGAAAGCGCCGGACCAGAGTCGATCTGGGGGGCGTTAAATATCGGTTCCGAACGCTTAGGACATGTCCTGAGTGCAATTCGTGATCCTGAATTAATTGAGGTGCTCGCGCAACGTCAGGTTCCAGTGGAGATATGCATGTCGAGCAATGTTCACACTGGTTGTTTGCTGGAGCTCGAGCAGCATCCAGTCCGTCGACTATTCGATGCTGGTCTTCTTGTGACATTGAACACAGATGATCCAGCGATGTTCCACACATCACTGAATCACGAATACGAACTTGCGCAGGATCTTTTCGAATTTACAGACGAGCACATTCGGGAACTGGCGAGGAATTCGTTGGAAGCGTCATTTCTGCCAGCCGAGAAGAAGGTTTCGATGCTGCAGAAATTCGATGAAGCGATAGAAAAAGCTGAGATCTCAGGGTAA
- the yajC gene encoding preprotein translocase subunit YajC: MSCLLVQASGSAFVTFLPLIAIFAIFYVMLILPQQKRQKKWQQMLGSLKNGDRVVTSGGIRGTIISVKDDAVQLRVPPDNLRIEVARSAVTALANPEEAK, from the coding sequence ATTAGCTGTCTGCTCGTCCAAGCGTCCGGCTCTGCCTTTGTTACTTTCCTGCCGCTAATCGCGATTTTCGCGATCTTTTACGTCATGTTGATCCTGCCCCAGCAGAAGCGACAGAAGAAGTGGCAGCAGATGTTGGGGTCATTGAAAAATGGCGACCGTGTGGTCACCAGCGGCGGGATTCGCGGGACCATCATCTCCGTCAAAGATGACGCCGTGCAGTTGCGTGTCCCCCCCGATAATTTGCGAATCGAGGTCGCCCGTTCGGCGGTGACCGCTCTCGCCAATCCAGAAGAAGCCAAGTAA
- a CDS encoding flagellar motor protein MotA has protein sequence MWQAEGEVGWDPISLWKQMGWPARLVVIVLFIMSAWSIGVMIDRYIAFNAARKQSRSFAPQVAGALRDGKIDEAIRVAERNKKSHLAKVVTAGLQEFKAHGESNDIPGEQIEASKRALERAEAIVHAELKRGLGGLATIGSTAPFVGLFGTVIGILNAFRQISAQKTSGLGAVAGGISEALVTTAIGLFVAIPAVMMFNYFTNKVEAFDVEMDNSSSELIDYFLKRSGRR, from the coding sequence ATGTGGCAAGCCGAGGGCGAAGTCGGATGGGATCCGATCTCGCTCTGGAAGCAGATGGGCTGGCCGGCGCGCCTCGTCGTCATCGTCCTATTCATCATGTCGGCATGGTCGATCGGCGTGATGATCGACCGTTACATCGCTTTTAACGCGGCCCGCAAGCAGTCCCGTTCCTTCGCTCCACAGGTTGCAGGTGCCTTACGCGATGGCAAAATCGATGAAGCAATCCGGGTTGCAGAACGCAACAAGAAGTCGCATCTGGCCAAGGTAGTTACTGCCGGCCTGCAGGAATTTAAGGCGCATGGCGAATCCAATGACATTCCCGGCGAGCAGATCGAAGCAAGCAAGCGCGCACTGGAGCGGGCCGAAGCCATCGTTCACGCCGAATTGAAGCGCGGACTTGGCGGTCTGGCAACGATTGGCTCAACAGCGCCTTTCGTTGGACTATTCGGAACCGTGATCGGAATTCTGAACGCCTTCCGCCAGATCTCCGCGCAGAAGACTTCTGGTCTCGGCGCAGTCGCCGGAGGTATTTCGGAAGCTCTCGTGACGACCGCTATCGGATTGTTCGTCGCAATTCCCGCCGTGATGATGTTCAACTACTTCACGAATAAAGTTGAAGCATTTGACGTGGAGATGGACAATTCGTCCTCTGAGCTGATCGATTATTTCCTCAAGCGCAGCGGACGCCGTTAG